A genomic segment from Polyangium mundeleinium encodes:
- a CDS encoding LamB/YcsF family protein gives MRAVSLNIPVGRRQDEPRELYKFATMASIACGGPGVDERSIKRAIQQAKESWAKIVALVSFPAHGGPIAPNVEPEDVRSAVRDQCTAMLRVAEWQGARIFAVKATDALLLAATANRHVADAILDGAFEGLSMDVPVIGPFEGPMLDYVRTGGLDYLREAYADRGYHADGNLIPEGEPGARIENAAAAAENALRLARTSRFDAIGVHGEGPFAVEIAGAVRTALESQGLLSR, from the coding sequence ATGCGCGCGGTCAGCCTCAACATCCCCGTGGGCCGTCGACAGGACGAGCCACGGGAGCTCTACAAGTTCGCCACGATGGCGAGCATCGCCTGCGGGGGCCCCGGCGTCGACGAGCGGTCGATCAAGCGCGCGATTCAGCAGGCGAAGGAGTCGTGGGCGAAGATCGTCGCGCTCGTCTCGTTCCCGGCGCACGGCGGGCCGATCGCGCCGAACGTGGAGCCGGAGGACGTGCGAAGCGCCGTGCGCGATCAGTGTACCGCGATGCTGCGCGTGGCCGAGTGGCAGGGCGCGCGGATCTTCGCGGTGAAGGCAACGGACGCGCTCCTCCTCGCGGCGACGGCGAACCGGCACGTGGCGGACGCGATCCTCGACGGCGCATTCGAAGGGCTGTCGATGGACGTGCCCGTGATCGGCCCGTTCGAGGGTCCGATGCTCGACTACGTACGCACGGGCGGGCTCGATTATCTGCGGGAGGCGTACGCGGATCGGGGCTACCACGCGGACGGGAACCTGATCCCGGAGGGCGAGCCGGGCGCGAGGATCGAGAACGCCGCAGCCGCAGCGGAGAACGCGCTGCGGCTCGCGAGGACGAGCCGCTTCGACGCGATCGGCGTGCATGGCGAAGGCCCCTTCGCGGTGGAGATCGCAGGGGCGGTGCGGACGGCGCTGGAGAGCCAGGGGCTCTTGTCGCGGTAG
- a CDS encoding NAD-dependent epimerase/dehydratase family protein, whose translation MQPSGARARALVLGATGHIGQAMVRELLAHGYHVTAVTRRTSPANLAGLDVDLAVGDADAKGQIDAWARGHDVLVDAAAPYPIHRFAPQSSAERDPLRYAVTRTRAVLDAAFRSGARLVYIGSFTTLPRSDTRLAALETSVRRQSHPYFAVKAHMEGMVLDAARHGLPAVLANPTAFLGPWDDKPAELALVPQLLAGLVPATVRRIVNVVDVRDAAAAIRGALEAEAFGVPLPITGHDVPTDVLAARICELAGVRPPFLRASARLSAAGAFWMEAALSLGGRPSPLPSLALLLVLDAYAMGAPIATMRFGEGVRPLDETLRDAIAWYRSQRRA comes from the coding sequence ATGCAACCGAGCGGCGCCCGCGCCCGTGCCCTCGTCCTCGGCGCCACGGGGCACATCGGTCAAGCGATGGTGCGCGAGCTCCTCGCGCACGGCTACCACGTCACCGCGGTCACGCGTCGAACGAGCCCCGCGAACCTCGCCGGCCTCGACGTCGATCTCGCCGTCGGCGACGCCGACGCGAAAGGCCAGATCGACGCGTGGGCCCGCGGCCACGACGTCCTCGTCGACGCCGCGGCGCCCTATCCGATCCACCGGTTCGCCCCGCAATCCTCGGCCGAACGGGATCCACTCCGGTATGCCGTGACGCGCACCCGCGCGGTCCTCGACGCCGCCTTCCGCAGCGGCGCGCGCCTCGTGTACATCGGCTCGTTCACCACCTTGCCCCGCAGCGATACACGCCTCGCCGCGCTCGAAACGAGCGTGCGCAGGCAGAGCCATCCCTACTTCGCCGTCAAGGCGCACATGGAGGGGATGGTCCTCGATGCCGCGCGCCACGGCCTGCCCGCCGTCCTCGCCAATCCCACGGCCTTCCTCGGGCCCTGGGACGACAAACCCGCGGAGCTCGCGCTCGTCCCGCAGCTCCTCGCGGGCCTCGTCCCGGCCACCGTGCGGCGGATCGTGAACGTCGTCGATGTCCGCGACGCGGCCGCGGCGATCCGCGGCGCGCTCGAAGCCGAGGCGTTCGGCGTGCCCCTGCCGATCACGGGCCACGATGTCCCGACCGACGTGCTCGCCGCGCGCATTTGCGAGCTCGCGGGCGTGAGACCACCCTTCTTGCGCGCCTCGGCCCGGCTCTCCGCCGCGGGGGCGTTCTGGATGGAGGCGGCGCTCTCGCTCGGCGGCCGGCCTTCGCCGCTCCCGTCGCTCGCGCTCCTGCTCGTGCTCGACGCGTACGCCATGGGCGCCCCGATCGCCACCATGCGCTTCGGGGAAGGCGTCCGCCCGCTTGACGAAACGTTGCGTGATGCGATTGCGTGGTACCGCTCGCAGCGGCGCGCCTGA
- a CDS encoding SDR family NAD(P)-dependent oxidoreductase, with the protein MGRIEGKVALVTGATGGIGRATIDKFVREGARVFAFARQEAPLRDAVAHHGASVAMATGDITEEADVARAVAACLEAFGRLDIVFANAGVEGVVKPITDVTAEELDEVYRVNVRGTFFTLKHSAPPMVKQGKGSIIVNSSVLGLSGMAGLSAYAMSKHAVTGLMRSAALELSPLGVRVNSIHPAAVDNRMMRSIERLAAPDAPNSVKDKFTSMIPLGRYGTNEEIADLVLFLGSDESSFCSGSTFTADGAFGAL; encoded by the coding sequence ATGGGTCGAATCGAGGGCAAGGTGGCGCTCGTCACGGGCGCCACGGGCGGGATTGGCAGAGCAACGATCGACAAGTTCGTACGGGAGGGAGCGCGGGTCTTCGCGTTCGCTCGCCAGGAAGCGCCGCTGCGCGACGCCGTGGCGCACCACGGCGCGTCCGTCGCCATGGCGACCGGCGACATCACCGAGGAGGCGGACGTGGCGCGCGCGGTCGCGGCATGCCTCGAGGCATTCGGGCGGCTGGACATCGTCTTCGCCAATGCAGGCGTCGAGGGCGTGGTCAAGCCGATCACCGACGTCACGGCGGAGGAGCTCGACGAGGTCTATCGGGTGAACGTGCGCGGGACGTTCTTCACCCTGAAGCACAGCGCCCCGCCGATGGTGAAGCAGGGCAAGGGCAGCATCATCGTGAACTCGTCGGTCCTCGGGCTCTCGGGGATGGCCGGGCTCAGCGCGTATGCGATGAGCAAGCACGCGGTGACCGGCCTCATGCGCTCGGCCGCGCTCGAGCTCTCGCCCCTCGGCGTGCGCGTGAACTCGATTCACCCCGCCGCGGTCGACAACCGCATGATGCGCTCGATCGAGCGATTGGCGGCCCCGGACGCGCCGAACTCGGTGAAGGACAAGTTCACGAGCATGATCCCCCTCGGTCGTTATGGGACGAACGAGGAGATCGCCGACCTCGTGCTTTTCCTCGGCAGCGACGAATCCTCGTTCTGCAGCGGCTCCACGTTCACGGCCGACGGCGCGTTCGGCGCCCTTTGA
- a CDS encoding polyprenyl synthetase family protein yields MLAEIVPAVLQEYGAAARSRLFQYIPAREPRRWLYDLVADYPQRGGRGFRPSLCIATARAFGCPPEDALDTAASIELLHNAMLVHDDIEDESERRRGKPTLHATHGVPIAINVGDMLGLLGLRPLLVNFRTLGPRLALRILEETERMASESAEGQAMELGWRHENSTRVRESDYLEMVLKKTCWLGMIHPIRVGAMIATFDSVDPDSFIRFGFFLGAAFQIQDDLLNLTGDENDYGKELGGDIHEGKRTMMLIRLFEAGTEEERARLGRLLALPRAERTREEITWVRERMDHYGCIEYAREVAQGLAGAASHEFSLLFGALPDSKDKQFIEALPRWVIERA; encoded by the coding sequence ATGCTCGCCGAGATCGTCCCCGCCGTTTTGCAAGAATACGGGGCGGCCGCGCGCTCGCGGCTCTTTCAATACATCCCGGCGCGCGAGCCGCGGCGCTGGCTCTACGACCTCGTGGCGGATTATCCGCAGCGCGGCGGCCGCGGCTTCCGGCCGAGCCTCTGCATTGCCACGGCCCGCGCCTTCGGCTGCCCGCCCGAGGACGCCCTCGACACGGCCGCGTCCATCGAGCTGCTCCACAACGCCATGCTCGTCCACGACGACATCGAGGACGAGAGCGAGCGCCGCCGCGGCAAACCCACGCTGCACGCGACGCACGGCGTCCCGATCGCCATCAACGTCGGCGACATGCTCGGGCTCCTGGGCCTCCGCCCGCTGCTCGTGAACTTCCGGACCCTCGGCCCGCGCCTCGCGCTGCGTATCCTCGAAGAAACCGAACGGATGGCCTCGGAGTCGGCCGAGGGGCAGGCCATGGAGCTCGGCTGGCGCCACGAGAATTCGACGCGCGTGCGCGAATCCGATTACCTCGAAATGGTCCTCAAAAAGACGTGCTGGCTCGGGATGATCCACCCGATCCGCGTCGGCGCGATGATCGCCACGTTCGACTCGGTCGATCCCGACTCGTTCATCCGGTTCGGCTTTTTCCTCGGCGCGGCCTTCCAGATCCAGGACGATCTCTTGAACCTGACCGGCGACGAGAACGATTACGGCAAGGAGCTCGGCGGCGACATCCACGAGGGCAAACGGACGATGATGCTGATCCGCCTCTTCGAGGCGGGGACGGAGGAGGAACGCGCGCGCCTCGGCCGCCTGCTCGCGCTGCCGCGGGCCGAGCGCACCCGCGAGGAGATCACCTGGGTGCGCGAGCGGATGGATCATTACGGGTGCATCGAGTACGCGCGTGAGGTCGCGCAAGGGCTCGCGGGCGCGGCCTCGCACGAGTTTTCCCTCCTGTTCGGCGCGCTGCCGGACTCCAAGGACAAACAATTCATCGAGGCCCTCCCCCGCTGGGTCATCGAGCGGGCTTGA
- a CDS encoding FAD-dependent oxidoreductase — protein MHVPGRPIRVAIIGGGCASMAAAFELTRPEHRGLYDVTIYQMGFRLGGKGASGRGPSGRIEEHGLHLWMGFYENAFRLMRSCYGELGRNPRACPIATFEDAFAPAPVVGVTDRLPSGAWEPWVAHFPPGKGRPGDPLEERNPFSVAGYLEKALALVPELLRSANAGRAAPGWPASEGARRAGASPGDVLGMIERILRYGQLATTAAVFEAVDLLRTALQSLFALSPRDSVQATLLRLLDAIGAVVRRELDAIVGGDMGLRRVWEVVELILCIVRGSLRYGLAFHPDGFDAINEYEWSDWLRRNGASEHSLDSGFVRALYDLAFAYEEGDIRRPALAAGVALRGALRMFFTYRGSLFFRMQAGMGDIVFAPMYEVLKKRGAHFEFFHRLRNVKLSPPEAGPAHVTALEFDVQAEIVSGGEYAPLVDIKGLPCWPSKADPRQLVDGERLEREGWAFESHWETRRAGEKTVRVGDDFDFVVLGASIGAIPHVAPELVERAPSWRAMVQNVKSVATQAFQVWLRADARELGWNRPAPVNLSGFVEPFDTWADMTHLERVESFEEPVRSIAYFCSVLPDVAPEGPDLPGIARAYVRDNIVRFLDWDVGWLWPAAVRRPGEFRWDLLVDPEEARSGAPRSTGAARFDSQFWTANVNPSDRYVLSMPGSIKYRISPLDMTFDNLTIAGDWTRTGLDTGCVESAVMSGLLAAHAISHHPPLDEIIGYDHP, from the coding sequence ATGCACGTTCCCGGACGCCCCATTCGGGTGGCAATCATCGGAGGCGGATGCGCATCGATGGCGGCCGCCTTCGAGCTGACGCGGCCCGAGCATCGCGGCCTCTACGACGTCACGATCTACCAGATGGGCTTCCGGCTCGGCGGCAAAGGCGCCTCGGGCCGCGGGCCGTCGGGCCGCATCGAGGAGCACGGGCTGCACCTCTGGATGGGGTTTTACGAGAATGCGTTCCGCCTCATGCGCTCGTGTTATGGCGAGCTCGGGCGCAATCCGCGCGCTTGCCCCATCGCGACGTTCGAGGACGCGTTCGCGCCCGCGCCCGTCGTCGGCGTGACCGATCGCCTGCCGAGCGGCGCCTGGGAGCCCTGGGTCGCCCATTTCCCGCCCGGCAAGGGCAGGCCCGGCGATCCGCTGGAGGAGCGCAACCCCTTCAGCGTCGCGGGATACCTGGAGAAGGCGCTCGCGCTCGTCCCCGAGCTCTTGCGTTCGGCGAACGCGGGGCGCGCCGCGCCCGGCTGGCCTGCCTCCGAGGGCGCGCGCCGCGCCGGGGCGTCGCCGGGCGACGTGCTCGGGATGATCGAGCGGATCCTGCGGTACGGGCAGCTCGCCACGACGGCGGCGGTGTTCGAGGCCGTGGACCTCCTGCGCACGGCGTTGCAATCGCTCTTCGCCCTGTCGCCGCGGGACAGCGTGCAGGCCACGCTCCTGCGGCTCCTCGACGCGATCGGCGCGGTCGTGCGGCGGGAGCTCGACGCGATCGTCGGCGGGGACATGGGCCTGCGGCGCGTGTGGGAGGTCGTCGAGCTCATCCTCTGCATCGTGAGGGGCTCGCTCCGGTACGGGCTCGCGTTCCACCCGGACGGGTTCGACGCGATCAACGAGTACGAATGGTCGGATTGGCTCCGCCGAAATGGCGCGTCCGAGCACTCGCTCGACTCCGGGTTCGTCCGCGCGCTCTACGACCTCGCGTTCGCGTACGAGGAGGGCGACATACGGCGCCCGGCCCTCGCGGCCGGTGTCGCGCTTCGTGGCGCGCTCCGGATGTTCTTCACGTACCGCGGATCGCTGTTTTTCCGCATGCAGGCCGGCATGGGCGACATCGTGTTCGCCCCGATGTACGAGGTCTTGAAAAAGCGGGGCGCGCATTTCGAGTTTTTCCACCGCCTGCGCAACGTAAAGCTCTCGCCACCCGAGGCCGGGCCGGCGCACGTCACGGCGCTCGAATTCGACGTGCAGGCCGAGATCGTGAGCGGCGGCGAGTACGCGCCGCTCGTCGACATAAAGGGGCTGCCCTGCTGGCCCTCGAAGGCCGACCCCCGGCAGCTCGTGGACGGCGAGCGCCTGGAGCGCGAGGGGTGGGCGTTCGAATCGCACTGGGAGACACGCCGCGCGGGTGAAAAGACGGTCCGCGTGGGCGACGACTTCGATTTCGTCGTGCTCGGCGCGAGCATCGGCGCCATTCCGCACGTCGCCCCCGAGCTCGTCGAGCGGGCGCCGTCGTGGCGCGCGATGGTGCAGAACGTGAAGAGCGTCGCGACGCAGGCCTTCCAGGTGTGGCTCCGGGCGGACGCGCGGGAGCTCGGCTGGAACCGGCCCGCGCCGGTGAACCTGTCGGGGTTCGTCGAGCCGTTCGACACGTGGGCGGACATGACGCACCTCGAGCGCGTGGAGAGCTTCGAGGAGCCGGTCCGGTCCATCGCGTATTTTTGCAGCGTCTTGCCGGACGTCGCGCCCGAGGGCCCGGATCTGCCGGGCATCGCGCGCGCCTACGTGCGCGACAACATCGTGCGTTTCCTCGATTGGGACGTGGGCTGGCTCTGGCCCGCGGCCGTCCGCAGGCCGGGCGAATTTCGCTGGGATCTGCTCGTCGACCCCGAGGAGGCGCGATCCGGCGCGCCGCGGAGCACGGGCGCTGCGCGGTTCGACTCGCAGTTCTGGACGGCCAACGTGAATCCTTCGGATCGGTACGTCCTCTCGATGCCCGGGAGCATCAAGTACCGCATTTCGCCGCTCGACATGACCTTCGACAACCTGACCATCGCTGGCGACTGGACGCGCACCGGGCTCGATACGGGCTGCGTCGAGTCGGCCGTGATGTCGGGGCTGCTCGCCGCGCACGCCATCAGCCATCACCCTCCCCTCGACGAAATCATCGGATACGATCACCCATGA